The DNA segment aaaacaaaaaaaacaaaaaaacaaaaactgacctCTATCACTTACAAAACTAGAAGTCTACAATGATTGTTCTTAACTTTATTATTTCCCTCATTCCTGTTACTTAAGTGCCATTTGCCAAACCTTCCTAATAGTTAAATGCTGTGTTAATAAGCTTGCTTTATCCTTCAGCATGGACATTTGAgtggcagagaggaagggaaggcaaCCCAATTAGGTCCAGAAACCTAATGCTGTCAGCTGCTTCCAGAAGTGCTTCTGTAAATCCTATCATAACACATTCCATTTGCCAGAAGGGTGCTAAACTTTGGTCCTGAGTCCTGTCCATATCTAATGCCGTATCAGGAGTTGTGAAAATACAAATCGCTGCCCTTAACTTTGACATAACTATAAAATTATGTTAGCTTCCAGGGTCCTAGATTTTGCTTGGAGAAAAAGGATGACTTGAGACACCACAGCTTTATCTTAGCTTAAGAAGCAGACAAACTACATTTGTTTTCCCCATAAAAttctttaagggaaaaaaaaaaagaaccagacaAACTGTATTTTTAGCATCAAGAGCCCATATAAAAAGGGAGCCTGTCCAGCCTGTGAATCTTCACCAGCCCTATTAAGTCTCATTGCTTCACAGGAAGTTAGTTACCTAGGGGCAGATAACTCTCATACTTATGGGACTTATGATAAAAGGATATTTGCGGAGGGCCCTACTTGGGGTGTGTATGGAGAAGGGAATTCCAGACAGGGTGGGGCAGAGAGAAATTGGCTAAACAAATGGATGTAGCTTGGTGAGATGAGATTAAGTACAAAAACTAAGTATAACTAAACTATACTTTCCCATCTTAGCCCCTGGTCAGAGTTCTTtactttcatgtatgtatgtttgccaATGAAGGTCAAAGGCATTGGGTTTTCTGGAGCTGAAATTATGGACAGTTGTAAACTgccatgtgagtactgggaactaacacccaggtcccctgcaagagccaGTAGTCTTAATTTTTCCTACATTTTCTTCCTCATATACATAGTCCAAGCCCCAGGACCACCCCTGCTTAAattctcagaggcaaaggataCAATTATTAAATCCCTACctgccccggctgtcctggaactccttccgtagaccaggctggccttagcacaggattaaaggcatgcaccactggtATACGTGATCTAACTTCCCCAGCTCACTTCACAAATCTGGTACAATTTGTCTGGGTgtgtagcacacatctttaatcagCACTAGGAagttggagacagaggcaggcagatctctgatgaGTTAGAAATAATTTGCTAAATATAGCCTGGCTGTATCTAGCTCCAGCCATCTAGGTGCATTATAGTCTGCCTGCCATCCATAGCATAGCACTTTATTGTCTTGGCTTCCAAGTCTGCAAAGTGAAGACAATGGCCTCACAGTACTACTAAGAAAAGATTAAGTGGGTTCGGTGGTGAActcctttaattctagcacttgggagggagaacaaatttCAAGCCAGCCAGGACTAAACTCTGAATCTAAAACACAATCTAGATTTATATATctgtctaaaaaaacaaaaaacgatgAGGTGTGACAAGGCCAAGTACTCAATAAATCCTGTTACATGTGGCTGGTACCAGGAAACCTGTAAGTTATTTTTAATCTCCATACCTTCTGTttgttccaattttttttttggttctttttttcggagctggggaccgaacccagggccttgcgcttcctaggtaagcgctctaccactgagctaaatccccagcccttgtttcaactttttaaaattatttatatgtgtgggcattttgtctgcatgtaagtCTGCTCTGTGTACATGCCTGGGGCTTGAGGACACTGAAGTGGGCTTCAGTCAAGTCTCCTGGACATAGAATTATAGTTCTGACCTAGAATGGAACCCAACTCCTCCGGAAGGGAAGCCCTTAAATTGCTGAGTTATGTGTCTAATCCCCAGGCTTTGCTTTTTAACAAGGAAACAAATACCTCATGCTCTTTGTGGACTGAAAAGGCATTTCTTGAAAGCTCAGAGGAAGATAAAGGCTTCCCAAAGTTCCTCTTCTTTGGATGCTACCATCCAGGTTGGCCATCTTACCTGCTCGAAAGGCCAGGCCCACTGTGGCTGGGGCCTGTGGCCTTGCTGTCTGACTGGTGAAGCCACATTCGCCCAGAGTTTTTCCATCATCAAGGAGCTGGTCGTCCTGAAGAGAGAAGTAGGATTTGGGGAGAGGTCCTAAAGGAACGTGTCCCAAAGAGCCCATTGGTCAGGAACTTAAGGAGAGTCACCCCTACATATAAAACACATATTCTAGGACTATATCCAAGAATTTCCAAATGTGGCTGCACTGATGGTGCACAGCAGTTAAAAGCTCAGGCAGAGAATCCCAAGGACATTTTCTAGCACCCATATAGACTGGTTCACAGTTCCACTTCCGTGGATCTGATCCCTTTGGCCTCCAAAGCACCTGGACCCACATATGGGTAGGTACCACACAAAATTAAAACTCACAAGGGCTCTGGATTGGGTTTTCCAAGCTCTCTAGAGCTTGGAAATCTAATTTAAAAAGGTGGCTtgattttctttgagaaaagaacTCATACAGTATTTTCTCGAACTTCTGAGCCTCTGACTTCCACCTCCCAAATAGGATTATTGCCCAGTTTTTCCAACCTGGTGATCTAACCTAGGCTTCCATGCAAGCTATGTTAACACTCAACAGAGTTGCATCCCTGACTCCTAGCaaatctctctttttaaaatcaaCCTTAACCTTAAAATGGGAATTGCTGGAATTCCCATCTCATACATAGGTCAGCTGGAAGTTTTAATAACCTAGAGAGGCATAGAAAGCAGCACTAGGAACACTATGTGGTTCCTAGAACAGCAGTAGGGTCTTTCAAGCAAAAGCCCAATGGGTATGAGAGAGAAAAGCCCCTTGGAGACAGGAATCCAGGTTCTAATCTGGAGCAAAAGGTTAGCTCCCGTTTACAGATAATTAGCTCAATATACTTAGCTTACTAACATCATGCTTCTGGGAAACTTGAATCGATCGGGTTTGGGGCATGAGGTTCCAACTCCACAGCCTGGTTTACTGAAAATTGGAGCTGGCTTCTAAAGTAAAAAGGTGAGCTTGAATGCGAGGTGATTCTAGAACATCAGAAGACTGGCAAGGGTAAACACTGGTTGGGTGAATCACTGGTGGGATCTTGACCTATCTTCTAGACAACACTTGCATTCCTCGAGTTCCACCCCACCCTCTGACACTGGGATCCCGGTGGGCTCCCGGCAGGCCGAGGGTGGCTAGCAATGAATAAACACCCTGGCTCTGCCACGGCCTTCGGCTGCGTAAGATTATCGAGGCCTCGGTTTCCCCAACCGTTGAGCAAGTCGGCCTGGCAGGGCGGGGCGGCTGCCCGGGGATCCGATGCCGCTGGCCTTTCCGTACGATCAACAGACCCCCTTGTTAAGCGTCCTGCCTGGCCTCCACGCGCGCAACCGCCACGCCCGCCCCTCGCACCTTGTACAGCCGCTGCTCCTCTGGCGGCCGCTTGAGGATGCCCTCGACGATGCGCTTCAGTTCGAACACCGTGCTCGACTCCTTGGCGTCCGTAAAGATGGTGGTCTTGTGGCGCCGGATCATGAGAAACACGTCCTGAGGACGGCGAGCCCGCGTCAGCGTTAGCCCGCGGCCCCCGGCGTGGCCCCGGAGCCCCCGCCGCCCCCGGCCCCGCGCCCCTCCCCCCCGCGCCCGCTCACCATCCCGGCGGCTGCTTCTGGCTCGACGCGCCGGCGCGGCCGCGCTCCGCCCCTTCCCGGCAGCCTAAGCGCGACCCAGAGTGCTCTGCGCGGCCCCGCCCGCCCCGCCTCCCTCATCCCGCAGCCCCTCCCACGCCATCGCGGCCATCTTAAGCGATCTGGAAGATACTTCCTGTGCGTGGCCGCCATCTCGGTGTTTGGGCTGTAGGTGGTTATATGTTGAGGCCCTCACGGATCATGCTTTGGGGCGTAGGGAGTGAGTCACGGAGAGCGATTCATGCGCATCTGCCATAAACAAATTTTATCTGCAATTATGCCTGTGCACCAGTTACATGCAACGCTtggggaggccaggagagggcgtcgGGTTCTCTGGTCGTGTAGGGTGCTGGAAATCCAACCTAGCTGGCTGCTGAAACAGCAGCCAGTCCTCATAATCATCGAACCATCTCTCCGGTCCACATTTATTTATGGGTCAAGCTCATGCAGGGATTGTGAAGGGGTAACTTTACAGCCATTTTGAGATAGTTTACAATTTTTGGATCTTATCACCACTGTGTAATGTCCTCATCCAGCTTCAGGCTCGGGTCTAAGGATTTATTAAATCCAATCCAGCCATGAGTGTGTGGCCcgttaggaggcagaggaagctaTTGCCTTTAGAGACTGGTGCTGTAGTTATTAGGGTCAACCCTAACTAGTCTTGGCCACCTGGTCCCAG comes from the Rattus norvegicus strain BN/NHsdMcwi chromosome 10, GRCr8, whole genome shotgun sequence genome and includes:
- the Elob gene encoding elongin-B isoform X3, whose product is MAATHRKYLPDRLRWPRWRGRGCGMREAGRAGPRRALWVALRLPGRGGARPRRRVEPEAAAGMDVFLMIRRHKTTIFTDAKESSTVFELKRIVEGILKRPPEEQRLYKDDQLLDDGKTLGECGFTSQTARPQAPATVGLAFRAVLIKDVCYTPRQIVPDL
- the Elob gene encoding elongin-B isoform X2: MAATHRKYLPDRLRWPRWRGRGCGMREAGRAGPRRALWVALRLPGRGGARPRRRVEPEAAAGMDVFLMIRRHKTTIFTDAKESSTVFELKRIVEGILKRPPEEQRLYKDDQLLDDGKTLGECGFTSQTARPQAPATVGLAFRAGKMANLDGSIQRRGTLGSLYLPLSFQEMPFQSTKSMSAD
- the Elob gene encoding elongin-B isoform X1, whose amino-acid sequence is MAATHRKYLPDRLRWPRWRGRGCGMREAGRAGPRRALWVALRLPGRGGARPRRRVEPEAAAGMDVFLMIRRHKTTIFTDAKESSTVFELKRIVEGILKRPPEEQRLYKDDQLLDDGKTLGECGFTSQTARPQAPATVGLAFRAGKMANLDGSIQRRGTLGSLYLPLSFQEMPFQSTKSMRYLFPC
- the Elob gene encoding elongin-B; amino-acid sequence: MDVFLMIRRHKTTIFTDAKESSTVFELKRIVEGILKRPPEEQRLYKDDQLLDDGKTLGECGFTSQTARPQAPATVGLAFRADDTFEALRIEPFSSPPELPDVMKPQDSGGSANEQAVQ